The DNA window ttcttacTGATGTTttggtggaatcacttttctcttagtttaaatccattactccgtgtcctagtctctggagcaacagagaacaagctagttccctcatcaacatgacatccatCCCTGAAGCTACTTAACAAATTGTGAAGAGTATTGGCCGGCTAGACTGCAGCATCAGTGTAAGGCCTGATGCTTCCAAAAACAGCCTAAATGGATCAGGGACTGAGAACCAGTAAGAGCACCAGGAAAGCCACGTCTGGGGAGCTACTTGATTTGGAGGGCTCCATGTTGGCCCCAGGCCCTTCCTCTTTCCAGCAGAGCCAGCATCCAACTCAGAGCCTTCCAAAGCAGGCAAAGACCCAGATGCAAGACTCCAGCTGGAGGCTAGGTCTGGAGCCGGTGTCATGTTATAGGGGAGGggcggtgtggctcagtggtagagcctctgcttggcatgcagaaggtcccaggttcaattcctggcatctccagttaaagggaccaggcaagtaggtgatgtgaaagtcctctgcctgagaccctggagagccgctgcctgtctgagtagacaatactgactttgatggacccaggggggtctgattcagtataaggcagcttcatgtgttcatgtgaaacatgTGTGTTCTCATGGCCATTGCAGAAAGTTCACCAGCCAGCCAGGAAAAGTAGAAAAGTGCCCTTGCTAGTGGAATGTTCAGGGTGGGATTAGGGCACCCTCCAAGAGGGATGAATCTCTCAGATATTGAGGGGCCTTTGATTTATTATGTGGGCAAAGAAGGTCATCGTATTTAAAAGAAATCTGGCCCTACCAGTGACAGAGAGAGCAGCCTAAAAGGCATTTCGAGAGGGTGTGTTCTGGCTCACCCCGCCTGCTTTGATCCGGCAGTTCGGCGTCCCTCGTTGTGATTTCCTGCAGACCGTCTGAACGAGATTGATTTCCAGGTCAACGAACGTCCCCATCTGGAGCTGCAGCAACCCAACAGAAGAAGGTCAACACCACACGGCCTCCCCTCCCTGCTACTCTAGAGGAGCATGCAAAGCACGCTGAAGATTGTTGTGCAAGAGATTCTAAGGCTGTGGAGTGAAGCTGTTGAGTGGAAGGAACAATTTTGGACTGCAGGGGCACATTTTTAAGTGCaccctttgttttaaaaaatgtgcagggGAAAAAAACTAGCACCTCTGAAGCAAATGCTGAGCACAGCCACCTTTTCCACCGACCTCCTCCTTTCagggagttgttttctgtaggaCAGCACCTCCAAGGGGGCCACCCTGAAACagtctgttcccccaccccaaggcttCACCAGCACATTGTTTGTTTTTATGGTGCAGCTCCAGTCTTGGCCCTGATTGGATGCTGATTGAGGCAAGTGGGCACACCTCATGTAAAGCAGTGCAAAGCAGATGCGTGGGCCAATCCTACCCGGGCCAAGGCAACCCTCCAGGGCAACTCATTTCAGACCCAGCAGGGCGGGTGGACAGGCCTGCGGCCTCTCTCTCCAGCCAGTGCTGCTTCTGTCAGAACTTGGGAGGGCTTTGAAGATGACCCCTCCCGGGTGGCACACTCACCGTTTCCACGCTCTCCACCACAGACTGCTGTTTAAAAACGAACTGGACGTGGCTCTTGTTGTGGAACTCGTCCAGCACCATCTCCAGCGCCCTGTTCTGCAGGGGCAAGGGGGTCGTGCCGGCCAAGGCCAGAAGGCCCCAGCACAGCACCAGCAGCtgcttcatcctcctcctcttcctctctgccCTGGGATCTGCTCCTCAGACCAGCCACAAGCAGACTCCCCCCTGCTGATCTGGGTCACTCATTAACCTCTTCCCCCAGGAGATGCCCCAACCAcacgccctcccctcccctcgccctgCCCTCTGTCCTCTCCAGCAGCGGCATATTGATTAATGTCCCAGAGGTGAAAGGGGGAGCAAAGGCCAGTTGGGAccgtgtgtgggggagagagtgGCCCAGGGGAGCAGGAGCACAAGGAAACACACccacctgccttctactgaatcagatcactggtccaccaaggtcactATAGTCTACTCAAAATAGACTGAGtattttaactggcgatgccggcgattgaaggggccatggctcagtggcagaacatctacttggcatgcagaaggccccaggttcaatccccagtgccatctccagctaaagggactaggcaacgtAGATGATGAgagagaccccagcctgaga is part of the Euleptes europaea isolate rEulEur1 chromosome 11, rEulEur1.hap1, whole genome shotgun sequence genome and encodes:
- the RARRES2 gene encoding retinoic acid receptor responder protein 2; its protein translation is MKQLLVLCWGLLALAGTTPLPLQNRALEMVLDEFHNKSHVQFVFKQQSVVESVETLQMGTFVDLEINLVQTVCRKSQRGTPNCRIKAGGRKQMCLACFKFDSSEHVLDRSVRCLSQQVPIFQQVKKRQAQECEEVKLTGEAHFRPGVFAFSKGLPMWSN